In Cicer arietinum cultivar CDC Frontier isolate Library 1 chromosome 7, Cicar.CDCFrontier_v2.0, whole genome shotgun sequence, the genomic window attttttattttaaaataatttaaataaaattataattttattaattataatatttttagtaataataGTTGAATGTGGTAGATTTAGAATATAGTTATCGTATTGGAGATTGACCATCAAAAGTGACTATAATAGTTAATAGAGGTAGTCGACAATTGGAAATGGTGGTCAAAGTGTGAGTGATAATGGTGGTGTCGATAGTTTGAAGAAGATGTAAGTGGTTGAAGGTACTCGGTTAGAGGGCAAAAGACGGATGGTTGTGCATGTTGGAGATGGTGGTTGAAGAtgtaataattgtgatgttggTCGGTGGAGTTGGAGTGATGCTCACGTTTACTAGTgataatatgttaattttaaaacaaaaatgaaaataaaaaaagtttttatttttagttttaaactttagagaaaaaaaactgtattaaaattaaataaaaagttaataaatttattttactaaaaaaaaagttaatttgacTTTGAAAACAACAAATTCACTACCACCTCAAACAGACTTTTAGAATACATGAAAAGTTTGAGTTACAAAACACACTATGAATGAGGTtcaaaaatcagaaaaaaaaatatatatattttctttaaagctttaaatatgtatttgttaTCTGCAAGTATACAATTTTTAGtattattttcttatctttATTGTAAtgttttaaagtttatttacgTCTCGGAGTTAGTGTTAGAAATATGGggatatttgattttaattaatttaaatataagttGTACAAagacaaatatatattacaatttatattaaaaaaaaaaaaaatctggcTGAATGgatgaataaaacaaaaacaaaaaacaactaggataaaaaaaattaatatttttgcaaatattaaaaataaaaattacgattattaaaagttaaaataatgttatttaaattttaaaatatatttatatattctttctgataaatgtataatataattttatttttcgatGTTAAAGTAAGAATTTCGTTTTTAATTCGAAATATAATATTCAATCTAACAATATCaataagaatttaaaaattaagtaatgtatattttatttgatgaaaaatgtataataataacgatcatgaataataataataataataataataataataataataataataataataataataataataataatgtagcTTTTacattacattaaaaaattgaaaagttttGACATTTGcttttttaactaataaattgatgattatttatataaatataaaaattaattgtaaattaatgcactttaagaaaaattataaaattaaagactATGTACTATCAATTTTAACATGTTTTACACGTTATATTTTATAGAGAAAACATTATTACATGTTTTTAAGAACTAcactaatttttaatattttactcaaaaaatattcaaaatatttcttaatttttttaatattatttaactgacatttttggtaaatattaacttatcataactttttaaataatattaaatattttttattaaatattaatttatttaactattaatcTAAAAATCATCTAATTATATAATACTCTATCTGATTattgttacaaataaaaaaattgatttaaatgactcaaaatttattagttatttgaactcaattacttaatttttaatatgttttacctcaataaaaaaaaaaaaacacatcatGTCAAAGGTTTTCTTTTATCAATATattctgtttttttaaaaaaaaaacttaattaaaatttctcactttaaaaaaatatgttaaattattcTACTTTTTAACACCTTCgtgagattaatttttttttagtaggAGGTCGCATGCCGGGGATGCAACCATCTgctaagtttatttatttatttttcattttaactttttaaaaattattaatttaataaataaaaaataattaaaatatttaaaaaataaaattatataaataaaattaaataaaatatattaaattaaaaaataaaatacatcaaacaATGTGTccctaattgttaatttaattaataaaaaatgattaaaatatttaaaaaataaaattatattaataaaatcaaataaaatacatcaaacacattttaataattttgtttgatatattttattttccaatttaatgtatattttattaatataattttgttttatttaattattttgttttattaaattaataatttttcaaaagtaaaaaaaaaaaaacttagttgAAGGTCGCATCCATGTTCATGACGCAACCTCCTATtgcagaaataaaaaattaatcttttatttgGTCATTGGAGAGATACAACTTTGTGAATGTGCCAAAAAGTAGAGCAACTtgatatatttagtttaaaaaatgaaacattttaatttgggtttttatttattttaataacccaatgatttttttgaaatttactAATATAGTcccttttgaaaattatatacaaattttttttgatttagtTAGAAGTCTCCATTTGCAAAGACGACTTCCTTAAGAAAGTCCGAATTTGCAATGACGACTTTCCTTATGTACCTTGGAAAGTCATGATTTCAAAAGGCGatttggagaaaaaaatattaaaaaaaaaaacgaattcTTAAGAAAGTTCCACTGCAAACTCGAATTTTTTTAAGGCAGTCGACTTTACAAATGACGAGTTCTaactaagtaaaaaaaaagtagtaatttagtatatagttttcaaaaggaagtatattgaaaaaaaatttcaaaaattgggatattaaaaagaaaacccttttaattcagtttttttacaaaaaaaatgatatattgataaaaaaaaaccatgtgaaaagttgaatatttgatattcaaatgatttatcttttaataattaaaaatatatttgacataaaatattgaaaattaatttgaggTAAGTAAtattcttaataaaaataattgtttataagCGTGTGGCGAAAGAAgtatattattatgattattctaaaagaaaatataaaaaaaagaaaactaaaactGAGTCCTTTCCCTCTTCCCCACAAAGAAAGCAAAGCACCATCCATCCCAAAGCAAAAACCACACTCCATTACCTGTCGTTTTggtctctctttctctctctctatttagtgtgtgtgtgtttgtttggCCTTGTTTATCAACCAAATCTAGAGCAGCCCATTTCGTTGTTCTTCCATTTTAAGCAAAATTTCATACGTCCCCTATTCTCTTTTCACCCTTAAACTTCAATGCTTTTGTGGCTACTCTTAATTCCCTTCTAACTAACTATACCcattttccctttttctttttcttttttccttttcttcttttttctctctatatatatacgCTCCAATACTCGCTTCATGTCTTCACACCCTTTTCCACACTGACACTACTCGACTCACCCTTTCTAACCAGGTATCTCTATGTTAAATGGGTTTCATCTTTTAAttatcaaaatcttttttttcaaaagtttttgtGTTCATTGATCTGTatgtgtttttgtaattttatatatgttgAGATTGCTTCTTCCGCTGATTTTTCATATTAGGATCAAGGAGATTGGATATTAGCTTTGTggttttttaatcattttatttgattCGTTTTACTCTCATATGaaaaattgttattgttgttcTTAATGATGTTTCTCTCTGCAGAAAACACttttttttcatcttcaatGTTGGATTTTAAATACcctcttattttttctttttttaatcattacataaaaaaattgttgctTCTATTTGATAATAATCTATTCCTTTGTGTTATGTGTGGATTTCGCTCATgctttctttgttattttactTGGTAGAATCTGCTAGTGCTATAAGCAAATATCAATGTTTGTTTCAAAATACCAAACATTTTTAAGGGTATTTCTTTCTGTGTGGTTTTATTTGATTGCTAATACTATGATCTTTCTAGACCATATATTTAGTTAGAGCTATAATTTCCCTTTATCCCTAATATTGGTCCTTTTGTCAAGTTCAGATTTTGTacgattttctttttaaaaggaAGATGAATTTGTTTGTAAAGGAATCTTCATATCTTGGTAAAGTTTTCTGTTGTGTCTGTACATTTGATCTTCTCTATGTTTTTTCATGGTAgtattgtttgtttgtttgtttttgatatAAACAGTCTTTTGCTAATTGTGTTGTGGCGTGTCACTTTGTTTAAGTTAATTTTCATGATCTGGTTTATCTACAAGTGATAAAatctttgattttctttatgattatgttgttttgttttaataatcATAGCTAATTGTTCTTTAAATATGTTCATTAGGCCTTTACTTGTGATTCCATTATGGCTGGAGAAACAGCATGGATCAGCCACTATGATGATGACACCAGAAAGGAGTCGAAGGACATTGATTTGTTCTTGGAACCGGGCGAGGAAGTTGATAAAGATGGGGCCATTGTTTCGCTGGACATGATTATGCCTGATGAGTTATTGGAACGTATCCTTGCCTATCTCCCCGTTGCAAGCATTTTCCGAGCAAGTGCTGTGTGTAAAAGATGGTATGAGATTGTTACTTCTGAAAGGTTTTTATGGAACCCTTCCAATTCGCCACCACAGAAGCCGTGGTACTTTATGTTTACAAGCTCCGATGAACCAACTGGTTGTGCTTATGATCCGAACTTTCGGAAATGGTATTGCATTGTACGCCCCTTCATTGGAACTGCTAATTGGTTCGTTTCTTCTTCATATGGCTTAGTTTGCTTCATGGATAATGACAGCCGAAGCGAGTTATGCATGTGTAATCCTATTACCAAAAGCTGCAGGAAGCTTCAGGAGCCTCCAGGGTTGAGATTTTCCGATTATGGCGCATTAGCAATGTCAGTGGACAGGGAATCCCATGGTTACACTGTGGCAATTGTGAAATCAAAGCAAGTTCCGGATAACTTTTTCCAGTGGGATATCTCGATTCATATATACAAATCAGACAAGGAGACATGGATGACGCCACTAACCGAGGTTCTGATGGGGTGGAGAGGTGGTGATGAGAGTGTGATATGCAACGGTGTGCTGTATTTTCTAGTTTACTCTACTGGTGGCGTTCCACCCGAAAACCGTCACGCGTTAGTTTCATACAATATCTCCGGCCGATCTTCTCAAGTTAGCTTGAGAAGGAGCTTTATTAATGTACCTTGTTCTCTAACATGTGGCCGTCTAATGAATATGAAGGATAAGCTTGTAATGGTGGGGGGAATAGGCAAACACGAACGACCGGACATAATCAAAGGGATTGGTATCTGGGTTCTTCATGATCGAAAGTTGGAAGAAATTGTTCGAATGCCGCACAAATACTTCCAAGGTTTTGGAGAGTTTGATGATGTTTTCGCTAGCCGTGGCATAGATgatcttatatatattcaaagttATGGATCTCCAGCACTTCTCACATTCGACATGAAAGTTAAACAATGGAAATGGGCGCAGAAATGCCCGGTAATGAAGAGGTTTCCTCTACAGCTTTTCACTGGTTTTTGCTTTGAGCCTAGGCTTGATATTTCTCCATAGTTTGTTCTCTCATAGAAATCTACCTATTGACAATTGTGCCATGTTTTTGGCTATTTATTACTCCATTGTTcttaagtttaaatttaatataatttatctgTTTCATGTTTCAACAGTTTATACAAAGTGTACTTGCTGATTAAAGATTGTTATTGTGGGATACTATAACATCTGAAATTACAACTATAGCTACATATATTATACATTTTCTCATTCTATCTATTTTATGATGCGTTCCAATGAGATATTCAATGGTAACAGGCACAAGGTACAAAACTAAACATTTGTGCACCTAAACACAAATGGTTTATTATCACCAGTGATTGCAACCACTATTCTAAGAATGTATTTGGTTATCTGCCACCACTTTGTGTCTTGCGTCATTGCAGCAACATTATGCTTCAATACTTCTATATATTGGACGACATCACTCTTGTTTTTTTGAAATCAGCTTGATCATCATACTTTAGTCAACCAACAATCCAATTGATACCATAGTCATTTATAACTTCAATTTCAGTCACATACCTATATATTTAGTGtatctaaatttatttgacaaaaaaaacatTCTAAAGTTTGGTTTATAAAGTTCATTTGAGAAGGTTCAATTTCTTTTACTCACAAGTTAATTTGGACAAGTTATAAGTGGACCAATTTCGTTGTGCATTGCAGTGGCAGTGTCCTTTAGAATGTGCAACATTCAGACTGTACTACAATAACATGTATGTATTAGATTATATATTCAGAATGATTAAGCCATGTGTTTTTTAATTATCTAATTCACTAGTCTGCATCAGTTTTTACAACCACTTAAGTGTAATCTTGCAAAGAGTCaagagaaaatgaaatttcatataTAGGTATTATATCTTTGTTAAATGTACTAGTCATTGATTTATATTGAATGGACTTTATATACCTTTCATTTTTTATAGTTACATAACACATGCAATCTCTTTGATTTATTGATGAGCCAGTTATAATGTTTTTGCTCAGATGACATTATATTGTGCATGTGTCATGTGTCATGTGTCATATGTGATTGAGTATGGTTGGTGTGTGATCCGTacaatacattattttaatgatattttttgcCAACTTTAtgaaatgtaaaataataataagctGTGTGATGGTTTGGTTGGTGGAGAAGTGAGGTCCACGCCTGCTGTTATAATAGCAAAGGTggggtttttatttttatgttaatttttccTTGGTGGAGATGTGACAAATAAAGGTTTAATAAACTTTGCTTTTATGTAAATGGGTATCACTTGTTTATGATTTTAGAATATTCAAACGGCTTCTCAAAGAGCATGGGGATTGGGATGGGAGTTGTTGACAATGCTGACTGAGTGtgaaatttgtttgtttttgtgtcattgatacACTTCACTCTAGGACAAATGAGTCACTTCCTATTACAATTAACAAATACCTTTAATTATGTGGATTTCATTGTATtcaaataatgataataatattcaTCTATactttatgaaaatattaatgttaGTATTTTCGGTCAACAAAACCTAActgcttcttctttttcttcatgtttttatATGATTTGTCATCTTAGtgcatttattataatttttattttattataatatttgtttgatttaaattaataaattaacttaaatttagTTAATGACTTTGAGTTTGATGTGGAaatattctaaataaataatatcaaatattatgTGATGTCCACGCCAGTTAGATAAATTTTCACGTCATTCAAATTGAGTGTCAAATTGAAAGTTGGGCAAAATATCTCAATTCAAAAATCAGAAATTAAAATtacgtaaaataaaaaaattaaccaaaattatgaattgaataaaacatgagaattaaaattaattatagtttagaattattcattttaaattattatttttatttaaataagtaatttttatttagatttaatttttcTCTCCATGTTTTTATATGATTTGTCATCTTTGTGcgatatattttgattttttatcttattaCAATCATTTGGTTtagattgataaattaatttaaattcaatcaacgattttgagtttgatgtcgaaatattttaactaattaaaaaaacaataataaatatt contains:
- the LOC101508095 gene encoding F-box/kelch-repeat protein At3g61590-like, with amino-acid sequence MAGETAWISHYDDDTRKESKDIDLFLEPGEEVDKDGAIVSLDMIMPDELLERILAYLPVASIFRASAVCKRWYEIVTSERFLWNPSNSPPQKPWYFMFTSSDEPTGCAYDPNFRKWYCIVRPFIGTANWFVSSSYGLVCFMDNDSRSELCMCNPITKSCRKLQEPPGLRFSDYGALAMSVDRESHGYTVAIVKSKQVPDNFFQWDISIHIYKSDKETWMTPLTEVLMGWRGGDESVICNGVLYFLVYSTGGVPPENRHALVSYNISGRSSQVSLRRSFINVPCSLTCGRLMNMKDKLVMVGGIGKHERPDIIKGIGIWVLHDRKLEEIVRMPHKYFQGFGEFDDVFASRGIDDLIYIQSYGSPALLTFDMKVKQWKWAQKCPVMKRFPLQLFTGFCFEPRLDISP